In a single window of the Nicotiana tomentosiformis chromosome 8, ASM39032v3, whole genome shotgun sequence genome:
- the LOC104108420 gene encoding probable polyamine transporter At1g31830 isoform X1 — protein sequence MVPTTSSETDQNSETKSSFHEVSNAKPPQVAVSVADKKLAANVAIVQTETLTSTATDKSLLQNGDNQKLRVSAHREAAIPMGELNGAEYIGINEVPSPRANNAKKVSLLPLIFLIFYEVSGGPFGVEDTVHAAGPLFALLGFLIFPLIWSVPEALITAEMGTMFPENGGYVVWVSSALGPYWGFQQGWMKWLSGVIDNALYPVMFLDYLKSAIPALGGGLPRILAVLALTLVLTYMNYRGLTIVGWVAVSFGILSILPFVVMGLISIPKLKPARWLVADVHNIDWNLYLNTLFWNLNYWDSISTLAGEVHNPKKTLPKALFYAVILVVLSYFFPLLIGTGAVPLERDSWTDGYFSDIAKILGGVWLRCWVQGAAAVSNMGMFVAEMSSDSFQLLGMAERGMLPEFFAKRSPHGTPLIGILFSASGVILLSWLSFQEIVAAENFLYCFGMILEFIAFVWLRIKYPNAPRPFKIPGGTIGAVLLCIPPAILIGVVLAFSSIKVMVVSLVAVAIGLVLQPCLKFMEKKRWLKFSISSHLPDITSHGPLLH from the exons ATGGTGCCAACAACTTCATCAGAAACTGATCAAAACTCTGAAACCAAATCCTCCTTTCATGAGGTTTCTAATGCTAAGCCGCCACAAGTTGCAGTTTCAGTAGCAGATAAGAAATTAGCTGCGAATGTTGCAATAGTTCAAACTGAAACTCTAACATCTACAGCCACCGATAAATCACTATTGCAGAATGGTGATAATCAG AAATTGAGGGTTTCAGCTCATAGAGAAGCTGCAATTCCAATGGGAGAACTTAATGGTGCAGAATACATAGGGATTAATGAGGTTCCATCTCCTAGAGCAAATAATGCTAAGAAAGTTTCACTCTTGCCTCTAATTTTCCTCATTTTCTATGAGGTTTCTGGTGGTCCTTTTGGTGTTGAGGACACTGTTCATGCAGCTGGTCCTCTTTTTGCTCTTCTTGGATTCTTGATTTTCCCTTTAATATGGAGTGTCCCTGAGGCACTCATTACTGCTGAAATGGGCACTATGTTCCCTGAAAATGGTGGTTATGTTGTCTGGGTTTCATCTGCTTTGGGTCCATATTGGGGCTTTCAGCAAGGTTGGATGAAATGGCTGAGTGGAGTCATTGACAATGCACTTTACCCCGTTATGTTCTTAGATTACCTAAAATCAGCTATCCCTGCATTAGGTGGTGGGCTTCCTAGGATTCTAGCTGTTTTGGCTCTTACTCTGGTTCTCACTTACATGAACTACAGAGGTTTAACCATTGTGGGATGGGTTGCTGTTTCGTTTGGTATTTTGTCGATCCTTCCTTTTGTCGTTATGGGGCTCATTTCAATTCCCAAATTAAAGCCTGCTAGATGGTTAGTGGCAGATGTACACAATATTGATTGGAACTTGTATCTGAATACTCTCTTCTGGAATCTGAATTATTGGGATTCAATAAGTACTCTTGCCGGAGAAGTACATAACCCGAAAAAAACTCTGCCTAAGGCTCTGTTTTATGCTGTTATTTTGGTTGTACTATCATACTTTTTCCCTTTGCTGATTGGTACAGGAGCCGTTCCCCTCGAGCGTGACTCGTGGACAGATGGATATTTCTCAGACATTGCGAAAATACTTGGTGGAGTTTGGCTTAGATGTTGGGTTCAAGGGGCTGCTGCAGTATCAAATATGGGAATGTTTGTGGCTGAGATGAGCAGCGACTCTTTTCAGTTACTCGGTATGGCAGAGAGGGGAATGCTCCCTGAGTTCTTCGCAAAGAGATCTCCTCATGGAACTCCTTTGATTGGGATCCTATTCTCAGCTTCTGGTGTGATATTACTTTCGTGGCTGAGCTTTCAGGAGATAGTAGCTGCAGAAAATTTCttgtattgctttggaatgatCTTGGAATTTATAGCATTTGTATGGTTAAGGATTAAGTACCCCAATGCACCACGCCCTTTCAAGATACCAGGTGGAACCATTGGAGCCGTCTTGTTGTGCATACCTCCGGCCATTCTCATTGGTGTTGTGTTGGCCTTCTCTTCGATTAAAGTTATGGTTGTAAGCCTGGTCGCTGTTGCGATTGGGTTGGTGTTGCAACCATGTCTTAAGTTTATGGAGAAGAAGAGATGGTTGAAGTTCTCCATTAGTTCTCATCTTCCTGATATCACGTCACATGGACCGTTACTTCATTGA
- the LOC104108420 gene encoding probable polyamine transporter At1g31830 isoform X2 — protein sequence MCHATDTSLANQPAFQLLRSHTFDLSTSLLEKSLVLHSLLRAIMKLRVSAHREAAIPMGELNGAEYIGINEVPSPRANNAKKVSLLPLIFLIFYEVSGGPFGVEDTVHAAGPLFALLGFLIFPLIWSVPEALITAEMGTMFPENGGYVVWVSSALGPYWGFQQGWMKWLSGVIDNALYPVMFLDYLKSAIPALGGGLPRILAVLALTLVLTYMNYRGLTIVGWVAVSFGILSILPFVVMGLISIPKLKPARWLVADVHNIDWNLYLNTLFWNLNYWDSISTLAGEVHNPKKTLPKALFYAVILVVLSYFFPLLIGTGAVPLERDSWTDGYFSDIAKILGGVWLRCWVQGAAAVSNMGMFVAEMSSDSFQLLGMAERGMLPEFFAKRSPHGTPLIGILFSASGVILLSWLSFQEIVAAENFLYCFGMILEFIAFVWLRIKYPNAPRPFKIPGGTIGAVLLCIPPAILIGVVLAFSSIKVMVVSLVAVAIGLVLQPCLKFMEKKRWLKFSISSHLPDITSHGPLLH from the exons ATGTGCCACGCAACTGACACTTCACTTGCAAACCAACCCGCCTTTCAACTGCTCAGGAGCCATACCTTTGATCTATCAACTTCTCTGCTTGAAAAATCTTTGGTTTTGCATTCACTTTTGAGGGCTATAATG AAATTGAGGGTTTCAGCTCATAGAGAAGCTGCAATTCCAATGGGAGAACTTAATGGTGCAGAATACATAGGGATTAATGAGGTTCCATCTCCTAGAGCAAATAATGCTAAGAAAGTTTCACTCTTGCCTCTAATTTTCCTCATTTTCTATGAGGTTTCTGGTGGTCCTTTTGGTGTTGAGGACACTGTTCATGCAGCTGGTCCTCTTTTTGCTCTTCTTGGATTCTTGATTTTCCCTTTAATATGGAGTGTCCCTGAGGCACTCATTACTGCTGAAATGGGCACTATGTTCCCTGAAAATGGTGGTTATGTTGTCTGGGTTTCATCTGCTTTGGGTCCATATTGGGGCTTTCAGCAAGGTTGGATGAAATGGCTGAGTGGAGTCATTGACAATGCACTTTACCCCGTTATGTTCTTAGATTACCTAAAATCAGCTATCCCTGCATTAGGTGGTGGGCTTCCTAGGATTCTAGCTGTTTTGGCTCTTACTCTGGTTCTCACTTACATGAACTACAGAGGTTTAACCATTGTGGGATGGGTTGCTGTTTCGTTTGGTATTTTGTCGATCCTTCCTTTTGTCGTTATGGGGCTCATTTCAATTCCCAAATTAAAGCCTGCTAGATGGTTAGTGGCAGATGTACACAATATTGATTGGAACTTGTATCTGAATACTCTCTTCTGGAATCTGAATTATTGGGATTCAATAAGTACTCTTGCCGGAGAAGTACATAACCCGAAAAAAACTCTGCCTAAGGCTCTGTTTTATGCTGTTATTTTGGTTGTACTATCATACTTTTTCCCTTTGCTGATTGGTACAGGAGCCGTTCCCCTCGAGCGTGACTCGTGGACAGATGGATATTTCTCAGACATTGCGAAAATACTTGGTGGAGTTTGGCTTAGATGTTGGGTTCAAGGGGCTGCTGCAGTATCAAATATGGGAATGTTTGTGGCTGAGATGAGCAGCGACTCTTTTCAGTTACTCGGTATGGCAGAGAGGGGAATGCTCCCTGAGTTCTTCGCAAAGAGATCTCCTCATGGAACTCCTTTGATTGGGATCCTATTCTCAGCTTCTGGTGTGATATTACTTTCGTGGCTGAGCTTTCAGGAGATAGTAGCTGCAGAAAATTTCttgtattgctttggaatgatCTTGGAATTTATAGCATTTGTATGGTTAAGGATTAAGTACCCCAATGCACCACGCCCTTTCAAGATACCAGGTGGAACCATTGGAGCCGTCTTGTTGTGCATACCTCCGGCCATTCTCATTGGTGTTGTGTTGGCCTTCTCTTCGATTAAAGTTATGGTTGTAAGCCTGGTCGCTGTTGCGATTGGGTTGGTGTTGCAACCATGTCTTAAGTTTATGGAGAAGAAGAGATGGTTGAAGTTCTCCATTAGTTCTCATCTTCCTGATATCACGTCACATGGACCGTTACTTCATTGA
- the LOC104108420 gene encoding probable polyamine transporter At1g31830 isoform X3: protein MKLRVSAHREAAIPMGELNGAEYIGINEVPSPRANNAKKVSLLPLIFLIFYEVSGGPFGVEDTVHAAGPLFALLGFLIFPLIWSVPEALITAEMGTMFPENGGYVVWVSSALGPYWGFQQGWMKWLSGVIDNALYPVMFLDYLKSAIPALGGGLPRILAVLALTLVLTYMNYRGLTIVGWVAVSFGILSILPFVVMGLISIPKLKPARWLVADVHNIDWNLYLNTLFWNLNYWDSISTLAGEVHNPKKTLPKALFYAVILVVLSYFFPLLIGTGAVPLERDSWTDGYFSDIAKILGGVWLRCWVQGAAAVSNMGMFVAEMSSDSFQLLGMAERGMLPEFFAKRSPHGTPLIGILFSASGVILLSWLSFQEIVAAENFLYCFGMILEFIAFVWLRIKYPNAPRPFKIPGGTIGAVLLCIPPAILIGVVLAFSSIKVMVVSLVAVAIGLVLQPCLKFMEKKRWLKFSISSHLPDITSHGPLLH, encoded by the exons ATG AAATTGAGGGTTTCAGCTCATAGAGAAGCTGCAATTCCAATGGGAGAACTTAATGGTGCAGAATACATAGGGATTAATGAGGTTCCATCTCCTAGAGCAAATAATGCTAAGAAAGTTTCACTCTTGCCTCTAATTTTCCTCATTTTCTATGAGGTTTCTGGTGGTCCTTTTGGTGTTGAGGACACTGTTCATGCAGCTGGTCCTCTTTTTGCTCTTCTTGGATTCTTGATTTTCCCTTTAATATGGAGTGTCCCTGAGGCACTCATTACTGCTGAAATGGGCACTATGTTCCCTGAAAATGGTGGTTATGTTGTCTGGGTTTCATCTGCTTTGGGTCCATATTGGGGCTTTCAGCAAGGTTGGATGAAATGGCTGAGTGGAGTCATTGACAATGCACTTTACCCCGTTATGTTCTTAGATTACCTAAAATCAGCTATCCCTGCATTAGGTGGTGGGCTTCCTAGGATTCTAGCTGTTTTGGCTCTTACTCTGGTTCTCACTTACATGAACTACAGAGGTTTAACCATTGTGGGATGGGTTGCTGTTTCGTTTGGTATTTTGTCGATCCTTCCTTTTGTCGTTATGGGGCTCATTTCAATTCCCAAATTAAAGCCTGCTAGATGGTTAGTGGCAGATGTACACAATATTGATTGGAACTTGTATCTGAATACTCTCTTCTGGAATCTGAATTATTGGGATTCAATAAGTACTCTTGCCGGAGAAGTACATAACCCGAAAAAAACTCTGCCTAAGGCTCTGTTTTATGCTGTTATTTTGGTTGTACTATCATACTTTTTCCCTTTGCTGATTGGTACAGGAGCCGTTCCCCTCGAGCGTGACTCGTGGACAGATGGATATTTCTCAGACATTGCGAAAATACTTGGTGGAGTTTGGCTTAGATGTTGGGTTCAAGGGGCTGCTGCAGTATCAAATATGGGAATGTTTGTGGCTGAGATGAGCAGCGACTCTTTTCAGTTACTCGGTATGGCAGAGAGGGGAATGCTCCCTGAGTTCTTCGCAAAGAGATCTCCTCATGGAACTCCTTTGATTGGGATCCTATTCTCAGCTTCTGGTGTGATATTACTTTCGTGGCTGAGCTTTCAGGAGATAGTAGCTGCAGAAAATTTCttgtattgctttggaatgatCTTGGAATTTATAGCATTTGTATGGTTAAGGATTAAGTACCCCAATGCACCACGCCCTTTCAAGATACCAGGTGGAACCATTGGAGCCGTCTTGTTGTGCATACCTCCGGCCATTCTCATTGGTGTTGTGTTGGCCTTCTCTTCGATTAAAGTTATGGTTGTAAGCCTGGTCGCTGTTGCGATTGGGTTGGTGTTGCAACCATGTCTTAAGTTTATGGAGAAGAAGAGATGGTTGAAGTTCTCCATTAGTTCTCATCTTCCTGATATCACGTCACATGGACCGTTACTTCATTGA